A portion of the Staphylococcus felis genome contains these proteins:
- a CDS encoding ABC transporter ATP-binding protein, protein MIAKVTHLHKTLNGREIIKDISFTLEKGTIHAILGPNGVGKTTTIRLLTGLLKPSEGAIQVFDMETTDPHFDGIRQYIGVQNDGNLYESLTIRENLEIWAQFYNMTKMDSENRMNELLAHFNLLDRKESKVGSLSKGMKQKVAIIRALLHHPQLLILDEPTSGLDPSASEDLIAILQHFVKHEGMTIFMCTHQLQGLEQIADHLLIMYDGRFIASGQASGLLREEWPETSFDIRTVDAHATLKVMKEKLAIDAQLHSEDGQLVRATVPERGMISRVIEALVQHHIDIITVTEVKHTIKELYFKKIGEVQNAKA, encoded by the coding sequence ATGATTGCCAAGGTTACACATTTACATAAAACGTTAAATGGTCGAGAGATTATTAAAGATATTTCTTTTACACTCGAAAAGGGGACGATTCATGCGATTTTAGGGCCTAATGGTGTAGGTAAAACGACCACAATACGGTTGTTAACAGGGTTACTAAAGCCTTCTGAGGGTGCGATACAAGTGTTTGATATGGAAACGACAGATCCCCATTTCGACGGTATTCGCCAGTATATTGGTGTTCAAAATGATGGGAACCTTTATGAAAGTTTAACGATACGAGAGAACTTAGAGATATGGGCACAATTTTACAACATGACAAAAATGGATAGCGAAAACCGTATGAATGAGTTGTTGGCGCACTTTAATCTATTGGATCGAAAAGAGAGTAAGGTCGGATCATTGAGTAAAGGGATGAAACAAAAAGTTGCGATTATTCGAGCGTTGTTACATCACCCACAGCTATTAATTTTAGACGAGCCTACATCTGGATTGGATCCATCTGCTTCAGAGGATTTGATTGCCATTTTGCAACATTTTGTAAAGCATGAAGGCATGACTATTTTTATGTGTACGCATCAATTACAAGGTTTGGAACAGATTGCAGATCATCTATTGATTATGTATGATGGGCGCTTCATTGCGTCAGGTCAAGCGTCGGGATTACTAAGAGAAGAATGGCCTGAGACGTCATTTGATATACGTACAGTCGATGCACATGCGACATTAAAAGTGATGAAAGAAAAGTTAGCCATTGATGCTCAATTGCATAGTGAGGACGGCCAATTGGTACGTGCTACAGTACCAGAACGGGGAATGATTTCACGTGTGATTGAAGCGCTTGTGCAACACCATATCGATATTATAACGGTGACAGAAGTGAAGCATACGATTAAAGAACTATATTTTAAAAAAATAGGAGAGGTTCAAAATGCTAAAGCTTAG
- a CDS encoding fructose-specific PTS transporter subunit EIIC produces the protein MKIVAVTSCPNGIAHTYMAQEKLEQAAQKLGVTIKVETQGGVGAENVLTAKDIKEADGVIIAADRQVDLSRFDEKRLINVNVREGIHHPETLIQRIIDQDASIYHSKNVSKETRTEEAQKSGIQMVYQHLMNGVSFMVPFIVVGGLLIAIALTLGGEPTEQGLKIADGTFWKSIEDIGALSFSFMVPILAGYIAYSIADKPGLVPGMIGGAIAADGSFYGSEAGAGFLGGIVAGFIAGYVAKWIKNVKVPKAMAPIMPIIIIPILASLVIGLIFIFIIGGPISSIFVALTAWLKGMQGANIVILALIIGAMIAFDMGGPVNKVAFLFGAALIAEGNYAVMGMVAVAVCTPPIGLGIATMIQKRKFNVSEQEMGKASFTMGLFGITEGAIPFAAQDPLRIIPANMIGAMVAAVIAALSGVGDRVAHGGPIVAVLGGIDQVLWFFVAVIVGSLVTTATVLLFKKTAPTAVIQGIGGQKLATDEMEETGQTHSETVSSQVERKTDDVFHLETIELIEKPMNRDEAIDHLLHQLETHRYIRDFNTVKSAILKREAESTTAIGMNVAIPHAKSDTVTEPVVAVLQNKIGVNWESLDGTAPQIIFLIAVPTKSNDTHLKLLQRLSRQLMDDATRENLITADSKDDIYDILKEI, from the coding sequence ATGAAAATAGTAGCAGTAACGTCTTGTCCAAACGGAATTGCACATACGTATATGGCTCAAGAAAAACTTGAGCAAGCTGCACAAAAGTTGGGAGTCACTATTAAAGTTGAAACGCAAGGTGGTGTCGGCGCTGAGAATGTTTTAACTGCAAAAGATATAAAAGAGGCAGATGGGGTCATCATTGCAGCCGACCGTCAAGTGGATCTGTCACGTTTTGATGAAAAACGGCTTATCAACGTCAATGTGCGAGAAGGGATTCATCATCCTGAGACATTAATTCAACGTATCATCGATCAAGATGCGTCAATTTATCATTCAAAAAATGTAAGTAAAGAGACACGCACTGAAGAAGCGCAAAAAAGTGGTATACAAATGGTCTATCAACATTTGATGAATGGTGTATCATTTATGGTCCCCTTTATCGTTGTAGGTGGATTGCTGATTGCCATTGCCTTAACGCTTGGTGGAGAACCGACAGAACAAGGTTTAAAAATTGCAGATGGCACATTCTGGAAGTCTATTGAAGATATCGGAGCGTTGTCATTTAGTTTTATGGTGCCGATTTTAGCAGGCTATATTGCCTATAGTATAGCAGACAAACCGGGACTTGTACCTGGTATGATTGGAGGAGCTATTGCCGCAGATGGCAGCTTTTACGGGAGTGAAGCTGGTGCCGGATTTTTAGGTGGTATTGTAGCAGGATTTATCGCAGGTTATGTTGCAAAATGGATTAAAAATGTCAAAGTGCCTAAAGCGATGGCGCCGATTATGCCTATCATCATTATTCCTATTTTAGCTTCTTTAGTTATAGGATTGATTTTTATATTTATTATTGGAGGTCCTATATCAAGTATTTTCGTTGCGTTAACAGCGTGGCTTAAAGGAATGCAAGGTGCTAATATTGTGATTTTAGCGCTGATTATTGGGGCTATGATAGCCTTTGATATGGGTGGGCCAGTGAACAAGGTTGCATTTTTATTTGGTGCAGCACTTATTGCAGAAGGAAATTATGCCGTTATGGGAATGGTTGCAGTTGCAGTATGTACGCCGCCTATTGGATTAGGGATTGCTACAATGATTCAGAAGCGTAAATTTAATGTATCCGAACAAGAGATGGGAAAAGCCTCATTTACGATGGGATTGTTTGGGATTACTGAAGGGGCAATACCATTTGCTGCACAAGACCCACTACGTATCATTCCAGCCAATATGATTGGTGCGATGGTTGCAGCAGTGATAGCAGCATTGTCAGGTGTCGGTGATCGAGTGGCACATGGAGGTCCGATTGTAGCTGTACTAGGTGGTATTGATCAAGTGCTATGGTTCTTTGTTGCAGTCATAGTAGGTAGTTTGGTTACAACAGCAACAGTCCTGTTATTCAAAAAGACAGCGCCTACTGCAGTGATACAAGGTATAGGAGGTCAAAAGTTAGCAACAGATGAGATGGAAGAGACAGGTCAAACACATTCTGAAACAGTGTCGTCTCAAGTAGAAAGAAAAACAGATGACGTTTTTCACCTTGAAACCATTGAATTAATAGAAAAGCCAATGAATCGAGATGAGGCGATTGATCATTTATTACATCAACTTGAAACACATCGCTACATTAGAGATTTCAATACAGTCAAATCAGCTATTTTAAAACGTGAAGCAGAGTCTACAACAGCGATTGGTATGAATGTTGCAATCCCCCATGCCAAGTCAGATACAGTCACAGAACCCGTTGTAGCAGTATTACAAAACAAAATAGGTGTCAATTGGGAGAGTTTAGATGGTACAGCACCTCAAATCATCTTTTTAATTGCTGTACCAACCAAAAGTAACGACACACATTTAAAACTATTACAACGATTATCGCGTCAATTAATGGATGATGCGACACGAGAAAACTTGATAACAGCTGATTCTAAAGACGATATTTATGACATATTAAAAGAAATATAA
- a CDS encoding BglG family transcription antiterminator, producing MIGRQIQLVQFFLKQQSAYLTSDEISKKLQVSNRTARSDIQVINQLFLKDVIVSVPAKGYQFNLKRYDIETIASQLEHHLQRDAKLLVAVGYHLLMSNEVSTIQDIVQHFNFTKKEAMDYVERIQAWCETFHIKLMIKQRKGIVVEGSKTHLTNAILHLNQLAGDSHHVETLILNELPKAHVQTIRHLLKQQLDEYDMRYASIQIEQLLIHLILLIKRPQQKGDTLFINTKAKQIAHDVIQAVNTKLGYHLTEDTVTLFSFLIGYHFNQFDLGFQKHFIESYVNRLIEDVEKRVEMSFSHDALLQENLYSHFSRTYLRVTQSMSLMNPLTQDIKARYPFLFNMIYESIQHLAQYTEIVLSEDEIAFLTIHFQAAVERFDVQTVRVAIGCYYGLGVSQLLETKIAQMNQNIRVVDTFKYNEIKHYDWNHIDVLITTHDVERDSIPSHVDVLKVSPFFSEEDQQRLLERLRNQLQKHKGYEIDRVKLHVVSTDESFRRLSDVFEMAQDILNTYQAIHTSYMETALERERMASTYIGQGIAIPHGDPDKVAQSYVLIFRSRRGIYWKTDRAHLIIFLAIADTEIQQTRHIMQTIAKMDKQDVESFLEMDDHQFEKHMSNLLRDNCH from the coding sequence ATGATTGGAAGACAAATACAACTGGTTCAATTTTTTTTAAAACAACAAAGTGCCTATTTAACGTCTGATGAAATTTCGAAAAAACTTCAAGTTTCAAACCGTACAGCGCGCAGTGATATTCAAGTGATTAATCAATTGTTTTTAAAAGATGTAATCGTGAGTGTACCTGCGAAAGGATACCAATTCAATCTGAAGCGATATGATATTGAAACGATAGCATCCCAGTTAGAACATCATCTTCAGCGAGATGCAAAGTTATTAGTTGCAGTAGGTTATCATTTGTTGATGTCAAATGAGGTCAGTACCATTCAAGACATCGTACAGCACTTTAACTTCACTAAAAAAGAAGCCATGGACTATGTAGAACGAATTCAAGCTTGGTGTGAAACATTTCATATTAAATTGATGATAAAGCAACGAAAGGGGATTGTGGTAGAGGGAAGTAAGACTCACCTCACTAATGCGATTTTGCATTTGAATCAATTGGCCGGAGACTCACATCATGTGGAGACGCTGATTTTGAATGAGTTACCTAAAGCCCATGTCCAAACGATAAGACACCTTTTAAAACAGCAATTAGATGAATATGACATGAGATATGCATCGATACAAATAGAACAGTTACTGATACATTTAATTTTACTCATCAAACGTCCACAACAAAAGGGCGATACGTTATTTATCAATACGAAAGCGAAACAAATTGCACATGATGTCATCCAAGCAGTGAATACGAAATTAGGCTATCATCTCACTGAAGACACTGTGACGTTGTTTTCATTTTTAATAGGGTATCATTTTAATCAGTTTGATTTAGGCTTCCAGAAGCATTTTATTGAAAGTTATGTCAATCGATTAATTGAAGATGTTGAAAAAAGAGTAGAGATGTCGTTTTCACACGATGCACTATTACAAGAAAATCTGTATTCGCATTTTAGTCGAACATATTTGAGAGTTACACAGTCTATGTCTTTAATGAATCCTTTAACACAAGATATTAAAGCAAGGTATCCATTTTTGTTTAATATGATTTATGAATCGATTCAACATTTGGCACAATATACAGAAATTGTTTTGTCAGAAGATGAGATCGCTTTTTTAACGATACACTTTCAAGCAGCGGTTGAACGATTTGATGTTCAAACGGTGCGCGTTGCGATTGGGTGTTATTACGGATTAGGTGTATCCCAATTGTTAGAAACGAAAATAGCACAAATGAATCAAAATATTCGAGTGGTTGATACGTTTAAGTATAATGAGATAAAGCACTATGATTGGAATCACATCGATGTTTTAATTACGACACATGATGTGGAAAGGGATTCTATCCCAAGTCATGTTGACGTCTTAAAAGTATCACCATTTTTTTCAGAGGAAGATCAACAGCGATTGTTGGAGAGATTACGCAATCAACTTCAAAAGCATAAAGGTTATGAGATAGATCGGGTGAAGTTACATGTTGTTTCAACTGATGAGTCATTCAGGCGTTTGTCAGATGTTTTTGAAATGGCACAAGACATTTTAAATACGTATCAAGCGATTCATACATCTTATATGGAGACAGCGCTTGAGCGTGAACGTATGGCGTCAACGTATATTGGTCAAGGCATCGCAATTCCACATGGTGACCCTGATAAAGTGGCGCAATCCTATGTCTTGATATTTAGGAGCAGGAGAGGGATTTATTGGAAAACAGATAGAGCGCATCTTATTATTTTTCTTGCTATTGCAGATACAGAAATACAACAAACGCGTCATATTATGCAAACTATTGCAAAGATGGATAAACAAGACGTCGAGTCCTTTTTAGAAATGGATGATCATCAATTCGAAAAACATATGTCAAACCTGTTAAGAGATAATTGCCACTAG
- the manA gene encoding mannose-6-phosphate isomerase, class I, translating into MVLFLKPVFQERIWGGTALRQFGYDIPNERTGECWAISAHPNGPNIIENGPHQGETLDVVWHKDRALFGNDAREAFPLLTKILDANDKLSVQVHPDDDYARKHEGEYGKTECWYILDAKEDAEIIYGVNVEHYDDLNRLIDSNRFDDLFKKVKVKTGDFFYVPAGTVHAIGEGILILETQQSSDTTYRIYDYDRTDQNGKKRELHLAQSKDVIDIKTSNPNTQPVHDRRDGHRHTQFVSNAFFTVEKWEIDGQLDFEKPHDYCLVSVIEGTGRLIVNGNIYEVNKGRHFILTTDDQDIQFEGTLTCIVSYS; encoded by the coding sequence ATGGTATTATTTTTAAAACCAGTCTTTCAAGAACGAATATGGGGAGGTACAGCACTACGTCAATTTGGCTATGATATTCCAAATGAAAGAACAGGAGAGTGTTGGGCGATATCAGCACATCCTAATGGCCCTAACATTATAGAAAATGGTCCACATCAAGGTGAAACATTGGATGTGGTTTGGCACAAAGACCGAGCTTTATTTGGCAATGATGCACGTGAAGCATTCCCCTTATTGACGAAAATTTTAGATGCCAATGACAAACTTTCTGTACAAGTTCATCCGGATGATGACTATGCACGTAAACATGAAGGTGAATATGGCAAAACTGAGTGTTGGTACATTTTAGATGCGAAAGAAGATGCGGAGATTATCTATGGGGTGAATGTTGAGCATTATGATGATTTGAATCGTTTGATTGACTCAAATCGATTTGATGATTTATTTAAGAAAGTCAAAGTAAAAACAGGGGACTTTTTCTATGTACCCGCCGGCACTGTGCATGCTATTGGAGAAGGGATACTCATCCTTGAAACACAACAATCTTCAGATACTACTTATCGTATTTATGATTACGATCGAACAGATCAAAATGGGAAAAAGCGTGAATTACATTTAGCACAGAGTAAGGACGTCATTGATATAAAGACCTCGAATCCCAACACTCAACCCGTACATGACAGACGTGACGGACATCGTCATACGCAATTTGTATCGAATGCCTTTTTTACGGTGGAAAAGTGGGAGATTGATGGACAACTTGATTTTGAAAAGCCGCATGATTATTGTTTGGTGTCAGTTATTGAAGGAACAGGTCGTTTAATTGTGAATGGCAACATATATGAAGTGAATAAAGGGCGTCACTTTATATTAACGACTGATGATCAAGATATACAATTTGAAGGCACACTGACTTGTATCGTGAGCTATTCTTAG